In Alnus glutinosa chromosome 7, dhAlnGlut1.1, whole genome shotgun sequence, the sequence ATGAAATACTCGGTAAACATAGATGGTAATCCTTGACAATCGAAAGCAAGCTCTTCAAAACCCCAAAATTAACTCAGACCCATTAACTAAAACCGAAAACCCATATAAGAAATAGCCAGCTGGGAAACATGCGCGTACCATTAGGATCGGGCTCGGGCTCGGGCTCGCTGACCAAAGCGCTGTGAAGGGAAGGCGGGTAGGGATCGGAAAAAAAAGCCGCCGACCGAATCTCCTCGACGCTGACCTCAGTGCCGGCCAACGAAGTAGTAGGAATCACAGAGCCCGTTCTTCCCACGTACTGGTACGAACTCCATTTTccgctctctttctctcccgcTTCACTTCCTTGTTCTTTCACAAATACGAAAACCCATCAAAGAAATATCAGAGATAGGCTTCTATCAACttgaaaattataattaataacccaaaaaaaaaaaaaaaaaaagacttggaAAGCGCGAAGCGTGTGAGTTCACCTGAGAGCAGTGGCTCCTCCATGATTTTGTGTGTGTTAGAGAGACTGAAAATGTACAAATATAGTGCAAGTTTCCTTAGCGAGTAAGAAAGGCGTGGATCTCTCTGGTAGACTGGTAGACGACTCGGGTCCACCCCATCAATTCTTGGGTTCAGGCTTGTAAACGCagttaaaaccaaaaaaaaataaaaaaaatagcgtTGGTTGttgtcgtcgtcgtcgtctGAACTCGAACTTGAACGGAAGATGGTTGCcaatattttattgttaatgttttttttttcaaactattgATTACGACCATCTATTttcaaaactataaaaaattactaatattttcaaacacattcttaacaaaaataaaacttttggTAGCTAACTACCCAACATCTGAGGTGGATCATGGATGGTCCACCCCGGAGCATCTTTTGAAGGTGCCCGATTCTAACACTCCGGTTTCATGTTGAGAATATGAGTAGGCTATATAAAAAATACGGTTTATAAGAAATGCTTATGAGCATTAAATCTCGCATTGTTTACTTATTATGTAAAATTGATGTCTATAAATTAttataaagaattttcaaatttattagtCATTTTGAAGTGATAGTAAGGATGTGATtagcatttttttcttcatcgtTCCACCCATTATTAGAATCGCATGGGACTGGGTTTCCAACCACccttcttttaatatatatataaaaaaaattatgacttttagttttttttctttgaatttatatggttttttttttttttttatcttattaaaaaagtttatagttatttttatcttcttGTTAGCCTTAAacaacattaataatttttagaagTCTGAGAGGAATATTGATGCGATCGATATTGTAACGGTCTTGTTTGAATGTTTGTTAAGGCAATGAGTTTGAAGTAAACGTATTAACGTGCACAACAGTTGCGTTACCAAAATATTaccttcctttttatttttttcttttttttttttaacgaaaaatctgAATATTACTCTTAAGGTAATACATAAATAGGTATTGTAATAAGAACTAAATACGTATAAATAGGAATACTTACATgttaataagataaaaataaataaataaataataataatttttttaaataaaaaataaaaaataaaaaattgattgattCTAAACATTATATacctattttgtttttgttttttcttatgcGGAGGAGGGTAAatctatcatttatttatttgtttattgcaTGAAAATGAACATTGCAACCATTTTAATAGTTCAGCAAGGTACATTGTAACACTTAATAATATTAACATGTGTTcattggcatgtgagaagcatatgttgttttaataacatgtgctttTTATATGCTTTtctaatagtattaataaaaaaaaaaattgaatttaaaagacacatgtcactcttatatatgggttgtagaaaatttctgtcaACCAATAACGAAATGAGAAAGGTTTGGTTGCATTATTTGTTACATCTCCGTATAAGATATTtgtaaatttactattaaatttataaattttccaTATTCAATGAGGATTTACAAGAGATATGCAAGAAATTTACAATAGAATGATATGTAATATATCtggaaataattattatattttgagaaatgcttATTTGCATTATGATGTTCATATTGCGTACACCTCCATTGAGTTGACATGCTCCATCCAcccttaattaacaaaaaaaaataataataataataaaagcattTCTCTTAAACTTTTATAGTTTATTCCAGCATACCATTCATATATGAGTaatttgatgattttaaaagcaacccaatttttaaagggtaaaaagagaaaaaaaaaaaaaaatgatgcttaacatatatatatatatatatatataaaatcggGGAAATGGTAGGcagggacactcatccgtcccctgtcctacttttaataatataataatatattattaaagcaaaaagtgataaaatcgaagaaaataaatgaaaaagtaatataatatattattatattattaaaagtaggacaagggacggatgagtgtcccctgcctatcatAGCTCATAAAATCGagtaatactttttttttgaatattattcTAGTAATACTATGAACTATTTGTTATCATTTTAAATTGACGTgtcttaaaattataattaaatttatgataaattacTGTTGATTTTAAAGAatcattattgatttttttttttttttttttttgaaacgaatcattattgattttaaaagctaaggGGAAGTCAACTTTTGAAGAATGAaatgaagataaaaaaaatggtcCGATCGCCCACGTGCAGTGATCAAAGAACCTATATGCAACGAATCGACCGTCACTAACAGTAGAGACACATAAAGAACCTATATGCCGTCACACCTGATACATCCCCAGTCCTATATATACACAACTAACACTAATTTCTCGACCGCTGCCACCTAGTCTGTAATTAGGGTTTCCGTCTTCCCAGACCAGCACAACAGCTCCGTTCGAAAATGGTGAAAGGTCGCCAGGGAGAGCGCGTCAGGTCCCAGATTTCCTCTCTCCCAATTTTCCTTTAACTCTTCTTTCATGGATTTCTTCAAACACCTTAAAAGTCTTTGTTCACCTGTTTGTATTTCTTGTTTCACAGACTCTATATACGAGGAACCATTCTCGGATACAAGAGGTAACGGAGAGCGGCTCTCATTTTACCCAGAAATTTAAGCTAAATTAGGGTTTGGATTGGATTATGAATACGTATCTGGGTTGGGTTTTTTCAGGTCGAAGTCGAACCAGTATCCAAACACCTCGCTGATCCAGATCGAGGGCGTGAACACCAAAGAGGAGGTGGCGTGGTACGCAGGAAAGCGCATGGCGTACATCTACAAGGCGAAGGTCAAGAAGAACGACACCCACTACCGGTGCATTTGGGGCAAGGTCATCAGGCCTCATGGTAACAGTGGCATAGTGCGCGCCAAGTTCAAGTCTAACCTCCCTCCCAAATCCATGGTATTGAATTTGCTAGTTCTGTTTCGTTCGATTTGATTTTGACGATTTGGGTctgattgtgttttgtttgtttCGTTAAACAGGGAGCTAGGGTCAGGGTTTTCATGTACCCCAGCAACATTTGAGGTATAGCGACCCATCCCTTTCTATCTTTGTGGCAGTCTGGTTTTATGGGCATGTTCTTTTATAAGCGATTGACTTGTAACTacgttgttttttgtttctttggaaTGTAGAAATGGGTAACCAATATTAGTTTAGCATTGGGGATTATGAGGTTTAGCTTATCGATGTTACATTGCGGGAGGCCAGAATGTAGCCTCTCCTGTAATGTTTGGGGATGATTTGATTGCTAAATTGTGTCCGAGTCGTATGTGGCAGTTGTAAATTTCTAATGAGCATTGTGGTTGTTAACTTGTAATACTGTGATAAGTTTGTTGATAAACACGTTTTGATATGCCATTGGTACTGCAAAGCCGCTTATGGTTCTTTTTTTAGCTTTATTCCTAGCTGCAAAGCCATTTTTATTCTTGAGGAGTAATTTATATGTGCAGTGTcggaaaatttcaattttgggTTGTTTAGGATTATTGAAACAAGTCATGTTTAGACCAcatatttgttgatgaatattTGGGAAACACCCAATTGCCATACTGCAAAAACTAGACTTAAGAGTATGTTTGGTAagcggaatagctattccattagAAAGAAGGAATAGCCTTATTAAGAATGGAAGAATGTGGAATAAAATAGACTTGATGTTGAAGTATTCATATACACTTGGAATAACCATTCCCATGACCAATGCAGGAATGACTTCATTTAAttgaggaatagctattcctcaaTTAAATGAATAGTCATTCGACTCATTCCCTCATGACCGTCATGGGAATCGCTATTCCAAGGTTATTTCATTCCACTTTATTCCATTTCCAATAGATGCTATTCCCTTTTTCTAAACGAATAGCTATTCTTCATACCAAACATAACCTTAATGTGGACTTAATGTGGAGTTGCATGTATAACTTCTGACTGAAATTTCATCCTTTCACCCAAGAGCAGACTGAATAAAGCTTATGTTCTTATGCACTAGTTGTAATTTGTTAAACTTAATGGCTTGTGGGAAAACATAAGAGTGGCGGAAACGAAATGATGACCATTAATTTTTGGATTGAATTATTGGTTTCTTAGTTGATCTGTCTTAAGTGGGAATAGAAAGAAGTTTAACATCCTTTCACAAATCTGGTGGTGAGATTTAGTCTGTTTATTAGTATCATGAATTGATTGTGAGATCATAATTTTCCTTGGTAGTTGCTGTTTTGATCTGATATCGTACAGTTCTCTTTTATCTCTGCCTGCAGTGTGGTGTTTTATGCATATGCATGCTAGATTGGAGATCAGAGGTGAAAGAGTCAAATTTTGTATGTGCTCAAAAGCCAAGTCTTAAAGGTTTTGTACTCGGGAATTGAACTTACTTGTTCTGGCTTTTTGGCTCACTTTGGTTATTAATGGATATGTAACATTCATGGTAATGCATATACCAGTTTTGGATTTGGGACttgttaatattttgatttCTCATGTGGAGTAGTTATGGTTTtctggatttttattttttctacatCAAGAAATTCATTGTCGATTGCATAGGAGGACATGTCTCTCTCGTTGAAAAGTAGAGGCTGAATGTGGCTTGTATACATACATGTCTCTCTCGTTGCATACATGCCTTGTTTTATAAGGCAAGCCAATCTATCAAATTTTCGTCGTAGCTGCGGGTTCTTCCATAGTTCCATTTGGCCCTTGGCAATAGTTAGAAATGAGGCAATGTTTTACAATTTGTGCCTTTCGTTTTCTTTTAAGAAGCATTTCCTGCTTAGTGCTGGCTTTTACGTGTAACGTGTGGCTTGGGAATTAGCAGCATGGTTGGGGATTAAGATCCACTTAAATTATGTCAGTATGAAAGGTCATTTATAGGAtttatttgatcaaataaaaatcaggTTGTCCAACTACTTATCTGGTCAGGTGAATTTCATAAGTAATATTTTACAATTACTTGTCTGTATTTTCTCAAATTCGAGcagataatttgagagaattttaatTCAGATCGGAAAACCTCAAAGAGCACTCCACTAATAACCATGAGGCACTTTTCAAACCGacctgtgattttaaaattttattttaggcAAGTGTCATTTGGATCACTTTCGATCACACACCATTCTCTTTTCCTTACTTTATGTTGTTTGGATTGTGCGCCATATGTTGCAAGCAGATCTAAAATTGCATATAAGAAGTGGATTAAGATCGATCGTGTACAATTATTTGTTCGCATTTGAGAGAATTTGTGCAGGTAATTGTAAGTGATTACTTATGAAATTTAcctaactaaataaaaattagattattCAACCACTTATTCGGTCAAGTGAATTTCATAAATGATTTCTCGCAATTACTTGGTCAAATTATGTCAAATTGAAGCAAATGATTGTAGATAATACAAATCCGAGGACAATGAGCGGTGGTTGGTTGCTCTTTCTCAAATCatgattttctcaaattatGAGATTTGGTGTTAAATCAGAGGGCAAAAGGAGTGAAATGACTTTTCTGTCcctaaaacttttataaaattttaaatttacctctaattttaaattaacaattaaaaataaaaaaataaaaaagaatattttgtcATTTCGAAGGCCtatgttaggattttctgtaaTATCCTAACGGTTAAATCCTAATATTTTAGATAAACACCCTTTGAGTAAAACTGCCGATCACTCAACAGTCAACACTCTCTTCATTGCTCACAATGATCGTGCACCATATTATGCAAGAAGATTTAATAATCGCTATGATCGTGCACCATATTATGCAAGAAGATTTAATAATCGCtgatacgaaaaaaaaaatctaaaattcacAAGAATGAA encodes:
- the LOC133874244 gene encoding large ribosomal subunit protein eL33w-like, producing the protein MVKGRQGERVRLYIRGTILGYKRSKSNQYPNTSLIQIEGVNTKEEVAWYAGKRMAYIYKAKVKKNDTHYRCIWGKVIRPHGNSGIVRAKFKSNLPPKSMGARVRVFMYPSNI